Proteins from a genomic interval of Physeter macrocephalus isolate SW-GA unplaced genomic scaffold, ASM283717v5 random_710, whole genome shotgun sequence:
- the LOC102982864 gene encoding poly(A)-specific ribonuclease PNLDC1, which produces MDVGADEFEQSLPLLQELVLGADFVGLDIEFTGLRSNLSGPQQISLFDLPSEWYLKTRQSVQQFTICQIGLSMFSSVEGESNKYVAHSCNFFLFPTTFGILDSEFSFQASSVQFLNQYGFDYNKFLKNGIPYMNEEQEKKIKHSILTGNWRVRSSLDKDQIKVVIDKVTRWLDLAEEGDWMTLPGITGFQAFEVQLVLRKALPDIWTVMRDQGVTVKKVSKQHRWYLENTSCDRESCWKEKILLSARGFSVFFQMLVKAQKPLVGHNMMMDLLHLHEKFFRPLPESYDEFKLNIHSLFPVLIDTKNVTKDIWKEVNFPRVSNLSEVYEVLN; this is translated from the exons ATGGACGTGGGCGCCGATGAGTTCGAGCAGAGCCTTCCTCTGTTGCAGGAGCTCGTCCTGGGCGCGGACTTCGTGG GTCTAGACATAGAGTTCACTGGCCTTCGTTCTAACCTGTCCGGGCCCCAGCAGATCAG TCTGTTTGACTTGCCATCAGAGTGGTATCTAAAGACCCGTCAGAGTGTTCAGCAGTTCACCATCTGTCAGATTG GATTGTCTATGTTTTCCAGTGTTGAAGGCGAGTCAAACAA gtatgtAGCCCATTCGTGtaacttctttctcttccctacaACGTTTGGGATTTTGGATTCAGAGTTCTCTTTCCAGGCTTCTAGTGTTCAGTTTTTGAATCAGTATGGCTTCGATTATAACAAG TTTCTCAAAAATGGAATCCCATATATGAACGAAGAacaggagaagaaaattaaacacaGCATCCTGACTGGGAACTGGAGAGTTCGCAG TTCTCTGGATAAAGACCAGATCAAGGTGGTGATTGACAAGGTGACACGCTGGCTGGACCTGGCAGAGGAAGGCGACTGGATGACCCTCCCTGGTATCACCG GCTTCCAGGCCTTCGAGGTCCAGCTTGTGCTGAGGAAGGCCCTCCCTGACATCTGGACGGTGATGAGAGACCAGGGG GTGACAGTGAAGAAAGTGAGTAAACAGCATCGCTGGTATCTTGAGAACACCTCTTGCGATCGAGAGAGCTGTTGGAAGGAGAAGATTCTTCTCTCTGCGAGgggtttttctgtgtttttccagATGCTGGTGAAAGCCCAGAAG CCCTTAGTGGGACATAATATGATGATGGATCTGCTGCATCTCCATGAGAAGTTCTTCAGACCTCTCCCAG AAAGCTATGATGAATTTAAGCTGAATATCCACAGCCTATTTCCTGTTCTTATTGACACCAAAAATGTGACAAAGGATATCTGGAAG GAAGTGAATTTCCCAAGGGTTTCAAATCTTTCAGAAGTTTATGAAGTCCTAAACAG
- the MRPL18 gene encoding large ribosomal subunit protein uL18m: MALRSGFWELLSVCRNPGCRVAVLSTSSKPAVKPEADPEGNEAVAPEFTNRNPRNLELLAVARKERGWGTVWPSREFWHRLRVIRSQHHIDALVEHRNGQAVVSASTREWAIKKHLYSTRNVVACESVGRVLAERCLEAGINFMVYQPTPWEAASDSMKRLQSAMTEGGVALKEPRRIYE, from the exons GGTGTCGGGTGGCAGTGCTGTCGACCAGTTCCAAGCCAGCGGTGAAGCCTGAAGCGGACCCCGAAGGAAATGAAGCTGTTGCCCCGGAGTTCACCAACCGGAACCCCCGGAATCTGGAGCTCTTAGCTGTAGCCAGAAAAGAGCGGGGCTGGGGGACAGTGTGGCCCTCCCGCGAGTTCTGGCACAG GTTGCGAGTTATAAGGAGTCAGCATCACATAGACGCGCTTGTTGAGCATCGCAATGGCCAGGCTGTGGTTTCGGCATCCACTCGTGAATGGGCCATTAAAAAACACCTTTATAGCACCAGAAACGTGGTGGCTTGTGAGAGTGTAGGACGGGTGCTGGCAGAGCGGTGCTTGGAAGCAGGCATCAACTTCATGGTCTACCAGCCAACTCCCTGGGAGGCAGCCTCGGACTCG ATGAAACGACTGCAGAGTGCCATGACAGAAGGTGGTGTGGCGCTGAAGGAGCCTCGGAGAATCTATGAATGA